A single region of the Oryzias latipes chromosome 21, ASM223467v1 genome encodes:
- the gja8 gene encoding gap junction alpha-8 protein: protein MGDWSFLGNILEEVNEHSTVIGRVWLTVLFIFRILILGTAAEFVWGDEQSDYVCNTQQPGCENVCYDEAFPISHIRLWVLQIIFVSTPSLVYVGHAVHHVHMEEKRKEREEAELSRQQELSEERLPLAPDQGSVRTTKETSTKGSKKFRLEGTLLRTYICHIIFKTLFEVGFVVGQYFLYGFRILPLYKCSRWPCPNTVDCFVSRPTEKTVFIIFMLAVACVSLFLNFVEISHLGLKKIRFVFRKPAPAPSAAQGEGMAPLPPQGKSLPPLGVSSLQRAKGYKLLEEEKAPPMCHLYPLAEVGMEAGRGASPFHGLEEKGEEVLPMEDITKVYDETLPSYAQTTATVGVTLHEDEVEEEQVQPPEAEAEKVEEMADEDEEEEVEEAENGEDAAPAEAGLEATDTIDDSRPLSRLSKASSRARSDDLTI, encoded by the coding sequence ATGGGTGACTGGAGCTTTCTGGGTAACATTTTAGAGGAAGTTAACGAGCACTCTACGGTGATTGGCCGGGTGTGGCTCACGGTGCTGTTCATCTTCCGCATCCTGATCCTGGGCACGGCAGCGGAGTTCGTTTGGGGCGACGAACAGTCTGATTATGTTTGCAACACGCAGCAGCCTGGATGCGAGAACGTGTGCTACGACGAGGCCTTCCCCATCTCCCACATCCGCCTGTGGGTGCTGCAGATCATCTTCGTGTCCACGCCGTCTCTGGTGTACGTGGGGCACGCCGTGCACCACGTCcacatggaggagaagcgtaAGGAGCGTGAGGAGGCCGAGCTCAGCAGGCAACAGGAACTAAGCGAGGAGCGTCTCCCTCTGGCTCCTGACCAGGGAAGCGTCCGCACCACAAAGGAGACCAGCACCAAGGGGAGCAAAAAGTTCCGGCTGGAGGGCACCCTGCTGAGGACCTACATCTGCCACATTATCTTCAAGACACTGTTCGAGGTGGGCTTCGTGGTGGGCCAGTACTTCCTGTACGGCTTCCGAATCCTCCCTCTGTATAAATGCAGCCGGTGGCCCTGCCCCAACACGGTGGACTGCTTTGTGTCCCGCCCGACGGAGAAGactgtcttcatcatcttcatgcTGGCTGTGGCCTGCGTCTCACTCTTCCTCAACTTTGTGGAGATCAGCCACTTGGGCCTGAAGAAAATCCGCTTCGTCTTTCGTAAGCCGGCTCCAGCTCCGTCTGCAGCCCAGGGTGAGGGGATGGCGCCCCTGCCCCCGCAAGGAAAGAGTCTGCCCCCTCTGGGGGTGTCCTCCCTGCAGAGGGCAAAAGGCTACAAGTtgttggaggaggagaaggCTCCCCCCATGTGTCACCTCTACCCTCTAGCTGAGGTGGGGATGGAGGCCGGCAGAGGGGCGTCGCCCTTCCACGGGCTGGAGGAGAAAGGTGAGGAGGTGCTGCCCATGGAGGACATCACAAAGGTGTATGACGAGACTCTGCCCTCCTACGCCCAGACCACGGCGACAGTGGGGGTAACGTTACACGAGGACGAGGTAGAGGAGGAGCAGGTGCAGCCACCAGAAGCAGAAGCTgagaaggtggaggagatggcagatgaagatgaggaggaggaggtggaggaagcgGAGAACGGAGAGGACGCGGCTCCAGCTGAGGCAGGCCTGGAGGCGACGGATACAATAGACGACAGCAGACCGCTGAGTCGACTGAGCAAAGCCAGCAGCAGGGCCAGGTCAGACGACCTCACCATATGA